GCCGACCTCTATGGCCATCGAGTCCGGAAGAGTCGCGTCGTAGGCGTGGATGGTGACGCCGGGGAGGTGCGCGGCGAGATGGCCGCCGGTACGGATGTTGGCGCCGCCGCTCGGGCCGCCCACACAGAACTCCGTACGGTCGCCGTTGCTGCCGCGGAAGTCCCCGGACTCCACGGCCACCTTGCAGCCCAACTCCCCCGCGAGCAGCGACAGCTCGACCACCGCACGGACGTCCCGGTAGTGCGCCGTGCCGGGCGCGTTGTACTTGTTGCCGAGCACGATCAGGCAGGTCTGCCCCGGGCGGACGCCGAAGAATGCCGCGCGCCGGTTCACTTCACGCGTGCGTTTGGTGCGGTCCCACAACCAGACGAAGACACCGCCGAGCAGGCTGGTGACCAGCCCGATCCCGATGTTCGCGACCACGGAAAGAATCGCGTCCCCCTCTCCCCGCCGGGCATCTTGTCATGCCGAGCCCTAACGGAGCGCGGTGACGAACTCCGTCCAGGCGGAGGCGGAGAAGACGATCGCCGGGCCGGTGGGGGTCTTGCTGTCGCGGACGGGGACGTGGACGCCGGCCGCGTCGGTGACTTCGAGGCAGTTGCCGCCGCTCTCGTCGCTGTAGCTCGACCTGCGCCAGCCAGTCACTATCGATGCGTCAGGGATGCTGCTCTCGCTGCGCTTCATGCTCGTAATCCTCCGCGACCGACCTGAGCAATGCCAGAGACTTTCGGTGCGACATCGCATCGCCCAGCGCATGATCGTAAACGTCCTCCAGCTCGCGGACTGTGCCCTGAAGTTCCCAGATCCGGCCTGACTTCAGGCCTTCGACGTATGCGACAGGGGGTAGTTCTTCGAACCACATGAGCTTGACCGCACCAGCCAGAAGGGCGTGCGAGCCCACCGCGAACGGGAGCACGTGCACACGGATGCGTCGGCTCTCGCTCAGCGCCAGGATGTGCCGAAGCTGATCGCACATCACCTGTGCGCCGCCGACCGCCTGACGGAGTACCGCTTCGCTGAGCAGCAGTGTCACCTTGGGCGAGTCGAAGTCGTCCAGGAGACGGGCTCGTTCGAGGCGAGTGGCCAGAAGGCTGTCACGCTTCTCGTCGCTCTTCGCCGGGTGCCCCGAGCTGAGCACATCGCGTGCGTACTCCGGAGTCTGGAGGAAGCCGGGCACCAGTGTGCTCGCGTACTCCTTGATGGCGACGGCCTGCCGTTCCAGTTCCGCGGCCTCCGCGAAATGCTCGGCCACCTTCTTGCCGTCCAACGTCGGCAGAAAGTTCTCGAAGAACCCGCCGCCCTCCAACACCTGATCGAGCCGCCGCGCGTCATCCGGATCCGGCCGTCGCCTCCCCGCCTCGATGTGCGCGATGTGCGTGCGCGACATCACCGCACGCTGGCTCAGCTGCTCCTGGGTGAGGCCCGCCGACTCCCGTCGCCGCTTCAGCTCCGCCCCGTACTGCTCCCGCGAACGCGGATTGTCCTCGATGGCCACCCCTGCAACTCCCCTCCGTGCGGACCCCGTTGTCACGCTGAGCCACCTTCCGAGCGTACCCAGAGTGACGTCACTGTGTGCATGCAACAGCACGGAAAGTGAAAGGCGTTGGCGTGGAGCAGGCTGAGCAGGAGAAAGACCCGTTCGACGAAGTGGCCGTACCCTTCCTCACCCTGCGGGTGTCCCGGGACAGCGGGCGGACCTGGGGACCCACAGTGACGTATCAGCCCTCCCGGAAGGACACGCCCTTCGACCTCGCGGGCCGGTTCCCGCCCTGTCAGTGCCCGAGATGCTCGCGCCTGTAGCGGATCCCCGGCCGGCCGCCGACGGTCGTCTCCCCCAAGGTGACGAACCCGTTCCGCTCCAGCACGGTCCGGGACCCCGCGTTGTCGAGCGTGGTCACCGCGACCAAGGACGTCAGCCCGTACGCCGTGGCGGCCATCCGGCACATCTCCGCGACCGCCGCCGTGGCGACGCCCTTGCCCGACGCGAGCTCGCCGACGCGGTAGCCGAGTTCGGCGGAACCGTCCTCGACATCCATCAGGTTGATACGGCCGACCAGGCGCCCCTCGACGTCCAGCACGACGTGGAAGTGGCAGATCCCGGCGTCCTGTTCGGCCAGCAGCGCCTGGTGCCTGGCCGCGAATCCCGCGGGGGTGAAGTACTGGTCCCCGCGGTCCGGCACCGTACGGGCGAAGTACTCACGGTTCTCGTGCTCGAAGGCCAGCAGGGCCTCCGCGTGGTTGGCGCGCAGGCGTTCCAGGGTCGGCATGGGGGACAGCGTAGGTGAGACGGTCAGGGGCCCGTCCGTCCGGGGAACGACCCCGGTACCGCCGTCCGGCACCCCTGGCCTACGACCGCCGGGCGACGCCATGCGAGGGGTTCGCGGCCTAGCGTCCTCGGCATGAACAGATCACCGAACAGCCTGCGCTTATCGGCGCTGGCGGCGTCCGTCGTGCTCGTGCTCGGACCCGCCCTGACCCTGCCGGCCGTCGCCGCGGAGGCGGCCCCCGTCGCCTCCGTGACGTCTGCGGCATCGGCCCAACTGCCCCGCCCCACCGGCCCGCACCCCGTCGGCCGCAGCACCCTCCATCTCGTCGACCGCGACCGGCCAGACCCCTGGGTGCCCTCCGCCGGGCCCCGGCAGCTGATGGTGTCCATGTACTACCCGGCGCGCCCCGGCACCGGCGGGCCGACCGCGCCCTACATGACGACCGAAGAGGCCCGCCACCTCATCGAGTTGCGGGCGCCCGACGTCATCGTCCCGCCGGAGGTGATCAGCGGCGTCCGTACCTGGGCGCACACCGACGCCCGCCCCGCGCGCGGCCGGTTCCCGCTCGTCGTGCTCTCGCCCGGGTTCACCTTCCCGCGCGCCACCCTCACCGGTCTCGCAGAGGACCTCGCCAGTCGCGGGTACGCCGTCGCGCTGGTCGACCATCCCTACGAGAACGCCGGCACGACCCTCCCCGACGGGCGGACCCTGCCCTGCGCGATCTGCGACGACTTCTCCACCATCGGCGGTGACGCCGTCGCCGAGAGCCGGGCCCGCGACGTCTCCTTCGTGCTGGACCGGCTGACCGGGCGCCATCCCGCGTGGCGGTACGCGCGCGTGATCGACGCCAGGCGCATCGGCATGGCCGGGCACTCCATAGGCGGCAACTCGGCCGCCGCGACGATGGCCGGCGACGCGCGCGTGCGGGCTGGCGTCAACATGGACGGCACCTTCTTCTCCAAGGTCCCCGAAGGCGGCCTCGACGGGCGGCCCTTCCTGATGTTCGGCGCCGAGGCCAGGCAGGGCGACGAGTCCTGGCACCGGACCTGGGCCGACCTGGACGGCTGGAAGCGCTGGATGACGGTGGCCGGAACCGACCACGGCTCCTTCACCGACGTACCGCTGCTCGCCGACCTGGTCGGCATCCCGGACACCGCCCAGGTGCCCTACGAGCGTTCACTGGCCCTCACGCGCGCGTACGTCGCCGCGTTCTTCGACCTGCATCTGAAGGGCGCCCCGCAGCCGCTGCTCGACGGGCCGTCGCCGGACAACCCCGAGGTCAGCGTCCGTCTTCCGTGACGGCGCCTTTGACGGCGTCGACGGCGACCTGATCCGGGGCCTCGTCACCGGGCTCCTTCAGGACCGGGAACCGCCTCGGCGCCAGCAGCAACAGCACCAGGAAGGCCAGCGCCGCCGCGCACGACGCCCCCAGGTACACGGCGTGCACCGCGTCGGCGATGGCCCTCCTGGTGGCCTCCGGGGCCGTACCGCCGGAGTCCAGCGCCCGGGTCACCGAGTCCAGGTCGTTCGCCCCGCCGAGCCGCGAGGCCAGTACGCCGTTCGCCACCGCGCCGAACAGCGCCGCGCCCACCGTCTGGCCGGTCTGCCGGCAGAACAGCACCGACGCCGTCGCCGTGCCCCGCTCCGACCAGCCGACCGTCGACTGCACGCCCACGATCAGCGGCAGTTGGAACAGCCCCAGCGCCGCCCCCAGCAGCAGCATCAGCAGCGTCGGCTGCCAGGCCGCCCCCGGATACGGCAGGAACAGGAAGGCCAGAAGGATCAGCGAGGCCGTTCCGATGCCCAGCATCGCCGTGTTGCGGAAGCCGATCCTGCGGTACACGTGCTGGCTCAGCGCCGCGGACACCGGCCAGCTCAACGTCCAGACCGACAGCACGAATCCGGCCGCCACCGGTGCCAGGCCGAGGACCGCCTGGGCGTACGTCGGCAGGAACACCGTCGGCGCCACCATCAGCAGACCCAGCGCGCCCAGCGCCAGGTTCACCGCTGCGATCGTCCGGCGCCGCCACACCCATCCGGGGATGATCGGCTCGGCCGCCCGCCGCTCCACCAGCACCACGACCGCCACGAGCGCGAGCCCCGCGGCGAACAGGGCCAGGGACGGGGCCGACAGCCACGGCCAGGCCACCCCGCCCTGCACCAGCGCCGTCAGCAGCACGCCGCCGCACGCGAACACCGCGAGCGCGCCCGCCCAGTCGACACGCGCGCGCGTGCCCGCCGTCGCGCGCTGCGGCTCGTGCAGATGGCGGACGATCAGCCACAACGCCACCGCCCCGATGGGCAGGTTGATGAGGAAGATCCAGCGCCAGTCCGCATACGCCGCCAGCACTCCGCCCAGACCCGGACCGGCCACCGCCGACAGCGCCCACACAGTGGACAACTTGGCCTGGATCTTCGGGCGTTCCTTGAGCGGGTACAGGTCGGCGGCCAGGGTCTGGACCGTGCCCTGAAGGGCCCCGCCGCCCAGTCCCTGCACGATCCGGAACGCGATCAGCGCCGCCATGTTCCAGGCCGCCGCGCACAGCAGCGACCCCAGCAGGAACACCGCCGCGCCCGCGATCAGCACCGGCTTGCGGCCGAAGGTGTCGGAGAGCTTGCCGTAGACGGGCAGGGTCACCGTCACCGCGAGCAGATAGCCCGAGAACAGCCAGGAGAAGACGGAGAAGCCGCCGAGGTCACCGACGATCTGAGGCACGGCAGTGGAGACGATGGTGGCGTCGAGCGCGGCCAGCGCCATCGCGAGCATCAGGGCCGCGACCACGGCCGCTCTCTTGTCGGTTGCGGCGCGCGGTGCGGTGTCGGGTATCGCGGGTCTCGAACTGCCCACCGGGTTCCTCTCCTGATGCTTTCCCCTTGCACCTATCTGCCGCCGAACAGCTTCCCACTTGACCCTCACGCCGCGGGAGGGTGGAGGCTCGATGAGCCGAAGGGTGGAGACAACCCCGACGCGCACTCCACCGAAGGGTGGACAGCCCCTAGGGGGACCTCCGTACCAGGTCTCGGGGAGGGTTGGTACCGCCGGAGGACGAGACGGTGCGGGTGCCGTCCTTAACCTGGCTTTACGCCGCTGGGGGGCGGCTTACCGAACCACCGGGGGTGGGGTTTTCCCCCGCACAAGAGGGGGCCGGGCACCAGCGCGCCGGACCCTCTCCCGCCACGAGACTGAACGTCGTAGCAGTTCTCGTGATTCACCAGCTGACCGACTTAGGAGACATACCGTGACATCGGCTGTGACCATTCCCAGGCACGGGGGTACTGGAGGGCGTACGGCCGTTGCCGCACGGGCGCGGCAGGTCGTCAAGGCGTACGGGTCGGGGGAGACCCGTGTTGTCGCTCTCGACCACGTCGACGTGGACATCGCGCGGGGCCAGTTCACCGCGATCATGGGTCCCTCCGGATCCGGCAAGTCCACGCTCATGCACTGCCTCGCCGGGCTCGACACCGTCACCAGCGGCCAGATCCACCTCGACGAGACCGAGATCACCGGGCTGAAGGACAAGAAGCTCACGCAGCTGCGCCGGGACCGGATCGGCTTCATCTTCCAGGCGTTCAACCTGCTGCCCACGCTGAACGCCCTGGAGAACATCACGCTGCCCATGGACATAGCGGGCCGCAAGCCCGACCCGGCCTGGCTCGGGCGCGTCGTCGACACCGTGGGGCTCTCCGACCGGCTCAAGCACCGGCCGACCCAGCTCTCCGGCGGTCAGCAGCAGCGCGTCGCCGTAGCCCGTGCGCTGGCCGCCCGCCCGGAGATCATCTTCGGTGACGAGCCGACCGGAAACCTCGACTCCCGCGCCGGCGCGGAGGTCCTCGGCTTCCTGCGCAGGTCCGTCGACGAGCTCGGGCAGACCATCGTGATGGTCACCCACGACCCGGTCGCCGCCTCGTACGCGGACCGCGTGCTGTACCTCGCCGACGGCCGCATCGTCGACGAGATGTACAAGCCCACCGCCGACGCCGTCCTGGACCGCATGAAGGACTTCGACGCCCGGGGGCGTACGTCATGACCGTCCTGAAGACCTCGATGCGCAACTTCTTCGCGCACAAGGGGCGGATGGCCCTGTCGGCCGTGGCCGTGCTGCTGTCCGTGGCGTTCGTCTCGGGGACCCTGGTGTTCACCGACACGATGAACACCACCTTCGACAAGCTCTTCGCCGTCACCTCCTCCGACGTCACCGTCAGCCCCAAGGAGGCGAAGGACGAGGACGACGGCGCCGGTACCGGCAAGCCCGCCTCCTTGCCCGCCTCGGCCGTCGAGCAGGTCGCCGCCGTCGACGGCGTCAAGAAGGCGGAGGGCTCGGTCGGCTCGATGAGCGTGACCGTCGTCAACTCCGAGAACAAGAACATGGGTTCCTCCACCGGCGCGCCCACCATCGCCGGCAACTGGACCGAGAACGACAAGAAGTCCATGGAGATCACCTCGGGGCACGCTCCGCGCGGGCCCACCGAGGTCATGGTCGACGCGGACACCGCCGACAAGCACGACCTGAAGCTCGGCGACGAACTGCGCACCATCGCCGCCACCGGCGACATCCGCGCGCGGATCGTCGGCATCGCCTCCTGGAAGGTGACCAACCCGGGCGCGGCCGTCGTCTACTTCGACACCGAGACCGCCCAGCGCGGCCTGCTCGGCGCCACCGGCCGCTTCACGCAGGTGTCCGTCACCGCGGCGGACGGCGTGAGCGACGCCAAGCTCAAGCAGGACGTCGTGCAGGCCCTGGACGGCTCGTACAAGGTCCAGACGGCCAAGGAGAGCGCGGACGAGAACCGCAAGGACGTCGGCGCGTTCATGGACGTCATCAAGTACGCCATGCTCGGCTTCGCCGGGATCGCGTTCCTGGTCGGCATCTTCCTGATCATCAACACCTTCTCGATGCTGGTCGCCCAGCGCACCCGTGAGATCGGCCTGATGCGGGCGATCGGCTCCTCGCGCCGGCAGGTCAACCGGTCCGTGCTGGTGGAGGCGCTGCTGCTCGGCTTCATCGGCTCCGTCCTGGGCGTGGCCGCCGGTGTCGGCATCGCGGTCGGCCTGATGAAGCTCATGTCGATGGCCGGCATGAACCTCTCCACCGACGACCTCACGGTGAAGGTGACGACCCCGGTCGTCGGCCTGATCCTCGGTGTCGTGGTGACGGTGCTGGCCGCCTACCTGCCGGCCCGCCGCGCGGGCAAGGTCTCCCCGATGGCCGCCCTGCGCGACGCCGGTACGCCGGCCGACGGCAAGGCCGGCTGGGTGCGCGCCCTGATCGGGCTGGTGCTGACCGGCGCGGGCGCCTTCGCCCTGTACGCCGCCGCCACCGCCGACAAGGCGAGCGACGGCGCGCTGATGCTGGGCGGCGGTGTGGTGCTGTCCCTGATCGGCTTCGTCGTCATCGGCCCGCTCCTCGCGGGTGCGGTGGTCCGGGTGATCAGCGCGGTCCTGCTGCGCGCCTTCGGGCCCGTCGGCCGCATGGCCGAGCGCAACGCCCTGCGCAACCCGCGCCGTACCGGTGCCACGGGCGCCGCCCTGATGATCGGCCTCGCGCTGGTGGCCTGCCTCTCGGTCGTCGGCTCCTCGAT
The DNA window shown above is from Streptomyces chartreusis and carries:
- a CDS encoding DUF397 domain-containing protein, whose amino-acid sequence is MKRSESSIPDASIVTGWRRSSYSDESGGNCLEVTDAAGVHVPVRDSKTPTGPAIVFSASAWTEFVTALR
- a CDS encoding MFS transporter, which gives rise to MGSSRPAIPDTAPRAATDKRAAVVAALMLAMALAALDATIVSTAVPQIVGDLGGFSVFSWLFSGYLLAVTVTLPVYGKLSDTFGRKPVLIAGAAVFLLGSLLCAAAWNMAALIAFRIVQGLGGGALQGTVQTLAADLYPLKERPKIQAKLSTVWALSAVAGPGLGGVLAAYADWRWIFLINLPIGAVALWLIVRHLHEPQRATAGTRARVDWAGALAVFACGGVLLTALVQGGVAWPWLSAPSLALFAAGLALVAVVVLVERRAAEPIIPGWVWRRRTIAAVNLALGALGLLMVAPTVFLPTYAQAVLGLAPVAAGFVLSVWTLSWPVSAALSQHVYRRIGFRNTAMLGIGTASLILLAFLFLPYPGAAWQPTLLMLLLGAALGLFQLPLIVGVQSTVGWSERGTATASVLFCRQTGQTVGAALFGAVANGVLASRLGGANDLDSVTRALDSGGTAPEATRRAIADAVHAVYLGASCAAALAFLVLLLLAPRRFPVLKEPGDEAPDQVAVDAVKGAVTEDGR
- a CDS encoding alpha/beta hydrolase family protein, encoding MNRSPNSLRLSALAASVVLVLGPALTLPAVAAEAAPVASVTSAASAQLPRPTGPHPVGRSTLHLVDRDRPDPWVPSAGPRQLMVSMYYPARPGTGGPTAPYMTTEEARHLIELRAPDVIVPPEVISGVRTWAHTDARPARGRFPLVVLSPGFTFPRATLTGLAEDLASRGYAVALVDHPYENAGTTLPDGRTLPCAICDDFSTIGGDAVAESRARDVSFVLDRLTGRHPAWRYARVIDARRIGMAGHSIGGNSAAATMAGDARVRAGVNMDGTFFSKVPEGGLDGRPFLMFGAEARQGDESWHRTWADLDGWKRWMTVAGTDHGSFTDVPLLADLVGIPDTAQVPYERSLALTRAYVAAFFDLHLKGAPQPLLDGPSPDNPEVSVRLP
- a CDS encoding ABC transporter permease encodes the protein MTVLKTSMRNFFAHKGRMALSAVAVLLSVAFVSGTLVFTDTMNTTFDKLFAVTSSDVTVSPKEAKDEDDGAGTGKPASLPASAVEQVAAVDGVKKAEGSVGSMSVTVVNSENKNMGSSTGAPTIAGNWTENDKKSMEITSGHAPRGPTEVMVDADTADKHDLKLGDELRTIAATGDIRARIVGIASWKVTNPGAAVVYFDTETAQRGLLGATGRFTQVSVTAADGVSDAKLKQDVVQALDGSYKVQTAKESADENRKDVGAFMDVIKYAMLGFAGIAFLVGIFLIINTFSMLVAQRTREIGLMRAIGSSRRQVNRSVLVEALLLGFIGSVLGVAAGVGIAVGLMKLMSMAGMNLSTDDLTVKVTTPVVGLILGVVVTVLAAYLPARRAGKVSPMAALRDAGTPADGKAGWVRALIGLVLTGAGAFALYAAATADKASDGALMLGGGVVLSLIGFVVIGPLLAGAVVRVISAVLLRAFGPVGRMAERNALRNPRRTGATGAALMIGLALVACLSVVGSSMVASATSELDKSVGADFIIMSQQQPIVPQAEKAMQQTPGLAHVTRYKDVDATVTSPDGKTDDTGITAADPTYAEDLRRTTTQGTLSAAYGKDAMSVGSDYAKKHGVRVGDTISVAFKGGETAKLKVAAITDDDTSIDQGARYTSIETLSKYLPADRTPQSVMMFGKAKEGQEEAAYAALKKSLDSYPQYQVRDQTDYKEELKDQVGQLLNMVYGLLALAIIVAVLGVVNTLALSVVERTREIGLLRAIGLSRRQLRRMIRMESVVIALFGALLGLGLGMGWGATAQKLLALEGLNVLDIPWPTIIAVFIGSAFVGLFAALVPAFRAGRMNVLNAIATE
- a CDS encoding GNAT family N-acetyltransferase; protein product: MPTLERLRANHAEALLAFEHENREYFARTVPDRGDQYFTPAGFAARHQALLAEQDAGICHFHVVLDVEGRLVGRINLMDVEDGSAELGYRVGELASGKGVATAAVAEMCRMAATAYGLTSLVAVTTLDNAGSRTVLERNGFVTLGETTVGGRPGIRYRREHLGH
- a CDS encoding ABC transporter ATP-binding protein, with amino-acid sequence MTSAVTIPRHGGTGGRTAVAARARQVVKAYGSGETRVVALDHVDVDIARGQFTAIMGPSGSGKSTLMHCLAGLDTVTSGQIHLDETEITGLKDKKLTQLRRDRIGFIFQAFNLLPTLNALENITLPMDIAGRKPDPAWLGRVVDTVGLSDRLKHRPTQLSGGQQQRVAVARALAARPEIIFGDEPTGNLDSRAGAEVLGFLRRSVDELGQTIVMVTHDPVAASYADRVLYLADGRIVDEMYKPTADAVLDRMKDFDARGRTS
- a CDS encoding helix-turn-helix domain-containing protein, yielding MAIEDNPRSREQYGAELKRRRESAGLTQEQLSQRAVMSRTHIAHIEAGRRRPDPDDARRLDQVLEGGGFFENFLPTLDGKKVAEHFAEAAELERQAVAIKEYASTLVPGFLQTPEYARDVLSSGHPAKSDEKRDSLLATRLERARLLDDFDSPKVTLLLSEAVLRQAVGGAQVMCDQLRHILALSESRRIRVHVLPFAVGSHALLAGAVKLMWFEELPPVAYVEGLKSGRIWELQGTVRELEDVYDHALGDAMSHRKSLALLRSVAEDYEHEAQREQHP